A stretch of Apostichopus japonicus isolate 1M-3 chromosome 9, ASM3797524v1, whole genome shotgun sequence DNA encodes these proteins:
- the LOC139972984 gene encoding uncharacterized protein isoform X1, whose protein sequence is MDVKSCRVCKRTTSTMLLLNLIFAATVLHGSLLFSSAEGAYLGCFKATKAELSGMMEKVGRNNMTVSMCSDFCGKGAYDNYGLQYGYRCYCGNLTEIVKNNDRAEDQCKNPCAGSPECGGNQVIAIYNYTSYVGCNSYIPNEIMDFGGKVEYLTPTICSEICHTYKFFGVTQGSKCYCRSVISNAQQRNDDECNELPCQGGPTCGGSGYIASWDFVNRTRKDSEINASTTVPPTTDMSTSITILSTIVSLYSEVFLALLFALGCLVVMGVLRISRRFHGRKFLTMDRPTMSYNKTGGTMALRDDSLLHQAPLDDLISDKRPPLTSEYSGVIYNMESNPFPCVSNRNAIHTDNIEIYEEM, encoded by the exons ATGGATGTAAAGAGCTGCCGAGTGTGTAAGAGAACAACCTCTACAATGCTACTCCTCAATTTAATCTTTGCAGCGACTGTTCTGCATGGATCTCTCCTCTTTTCATCAG CAGAAGGGGCATATCTCGGTTGCTTTAAGGCAACAAAAGCAGAACTTTCTGGAATGATGGAGAAAGTGGGTAGAAACAACATGACTGTTTCTATGTGTTCTGATTTCTGTGGTAAGGGTGCATATGACAACTACGGCTTACAGTATGGATACCGGTGTTACTGTGGTAACCTGACGGAGATAGTCAAAAACAATGATCGAGCAGAAGACCAATGCAAAAACCCGTGTGCAGGATCACCTGAATGTGGAGGGAATCAAGTGATAGCCATTTACAACT acACGTCATACGTCGGATGCAACAGCTATATTCCAAATGAAATTATGGACTTTGGCGGTAAAGTAGAGTACTTGACTCCAACTATTTGTAGCGAGATATGTCACACGTATAAGTTTTTCGGCGTGACACAAGGCAGTAAATGTTATTGTCGTTCCGTCATATCGAATGCTCAACAGAGAAATGATGACGAATGTAATGAATTACCTTGTCAAGGAGGACCCACGTGTGGTGGATCTGGGTACATCGCTAGTTGGGACTTTGTTAACCGCACGCGTAAGGATTCTG AAATTAATGCATCTACAACAGTACCTCCAACGACAG ATATGTCTACATCCATAACAATACTGTCAACGATAGTTTCGCTGTACTCCGAAG TTTTTCTCGCTCTTTTGTTTGCTCTTGGATGCTTGGTTGTGATGGGAGTTTTACGGATCTCACGAAG ATTTCACGGTAGAAAATTCCTGACGATGGATAGGCCTACAATGTCATATAATAAAACGGGCGGGACGATGGCATTAAGAGATGATTCGTTATTGCATCAGGCTCCCTTAGATGATTTAATCTCCGATAAAAGGCCACCTTTGACCAGCGAATATTCTGGGGTGATCTATAATATGGAGAGTAATCCATTTCCTTGTGTATCAAACAGAAATGCTATCCATACTGACAATATTGAAATTTACGAAGAAATGTAA
- the LOC139972984 gene encoding uncharacterized protein isoform X3: MDVKSCRVCKRTTSTMLLLNLIFAATVLHGSLLFSSAEGAYLGCFKATKAELSGMMEKVGRNNMTVSMCSDFCGKGAYDNYGLQYGYRCYCGNLTEIVKNNDRAEDQCKNPCAGSPECGGNQVIAIYNYTSYVGCNSYIPNEIMDFGGKVEYLTPTICSEICHTYKFFGVTQGSKCYCRSVISNAQQRNDDECNELPCQGGPTCGGSGYIASWDFVNRTQINASTTVPPTTDMSTSITILSTIVSLYSEVFLALLFALGCLVVMGVLRISRRFHGRKFLTMDRPTMSYNKTGGTMALRDDSLLHQAPLDDLISDKRPPLTSEYSGVIYNMESNPFPCVSNRNAIHTDNIEIYEEM, translated from the exons ATGGATGTAAAGAGCTGCCGAGTGTGTAAGAGAACAACCTCTACAATGCTACTCCTCAATTTAATCTTTGCAGCGACTGTTCTGCATGGATCTCTCCTCTTTTCATCAG CAGAAGGGGCATATCTCGGTTGCTTTAAGGCAACAAAAGCAGAACTTTCTGGAATGATGGAGAAAGTGGGTAGAAACAACATGACTGTTTCTATGTGTTCTGATTTCTGTGGTAAGGGTGCATATGACAACTACGGCTTACAGTATGGATACCGGTGTTACTGTGGTAACCTGACGGAGATAGTCAAAAACAATGATCGAGCAGAAGACCAATGCAAAAACCCGTGTGCAGGATCACCTGAATGTGGAGGGAATCAAGTGATAGCCATTTACAACT acACGTCATACGTCGGATGCAACAGCTATATTCCAAATGAAATTATGGACTTTGGCGGTAAAGTAGAGTACTTGACTCCAACTATTTGTAGCGAGATATGTCACACGTATAAGTTTTTCGGCGTGACACAAGGCAGTAAATGTTATTGTCGTTCCGTCATATCGAATGCTCAACAGAGAAATGATGACGAATGTAATGAATTACCTTGTCAAGGAGGACCCACGTGTGGTGGATCTGGGTACATCGCTAGTTGGGACTTTGTTAACCGCACGC AAATTAATGCATCTACAACAGTACCTCCAACGACAG ATATGTCTACATCCATAACAATACTGTCAACGATAGTTTCGCTGTACTCCGAAG TTTTTCTCGCTCTTTTGTTTGCTCTTGGATGCTTGGTTGTGATGGGAGTTTTACGGATCTCACGAAG ATTTCACGGTAGAAAATTCCTGACGATGGATAGGCCTACAATGTCATATAATAAAACGGGCGGGACGATGGCATTAAGAGATGATTCGTTATTGCATCAGGCTCCCTTAGATGATTTAATCTCCGATAAAAGGCCACCTTTGACCAGCGAATATTCTGGGGTGATCTATAATATGGAGAGTAATCCATTTCCTTGTGTATCAAACAGAAATGCTATCCATACTGACAATATTGAAATTTACGAAGAAATGTAA
- the LOC139972984 gene encoding uncharacterized protein isoform X2, whose product MDVKSCRVCKRTTSTMLLLNLIFAATVLHGSLLFSSEGAYLGCFKATKAELSGMMEKVGRNNMTVSMCSDFCGKGAYDNYGLQYGYRCYCGNLTEIVKNNDRAEDQCKNPCAGSPECGGNQVIAIYNYTSYVGCNSYIPNEIMDFGGKVEYLTPTICSEICHTYKFFGVTQGSKCYCRSVISNAQQRNDDECNELPCQGGPTCGGSGYIASWDFVNRTRKDSEINASTTVPPTTDMSTSITILSTIVSLYSEVFLALLFALGCLVVMGVLRISRRFHGRKFLTMDRPTMSYNKTGGTMALRDDSLLHQAPLDDLISDKRPPLTSEYSGVIYNMESNPFPCVSNRNAIHTDNIEIYEEM is encoded by the exons ATGGATGTAAAGAGCTGCCGAGTGTGTAAGAGAACAACCTCTACAATGCTACTCCTCAATTTAATCTTTGCAGCGACTGTTCTGCATGGATCTCTCCTCTTTTCATCAG AAGGGGCATATCTCGGTTGCTTTAAGGCAACAAAAGCAGAACTTTCTGGAATGATGGAGAAAGTGGGTAGAAACAACATGACTGTTTCTATGTGTTCTGATTTCTGTGGTAAGGGTGCATATGACAACTACGGCTTACAGTATGGATACCGGTGTTACTGTGGTAACCTGACGGAGATAGTCAAAAACAATGATCGAGCAGAAGACCAATGCAAAAACCCGTGTGCAGGATCACCTGAATGTGGAGGGAATCAAGTGATAGCCATTTACAACT acACGTCATACGTCGGATGCAACAGCTATATTCCAAATGAAATTATGGACTTTGGCGGTAAAGTAGAGTACTTGACTCCAACTATTTGTAGCGAGATATGTCACACGTATAAGTTTTTCGGCGTGACACAAGGCAGTAAATGTTATTGTCGTTCCGTCATATCGAATGCTCAACAGAGAAATGATGACGAATGTAATGAATTACCTTGTCAAGGAGGACCCACGTGTGGTGGATCTGGGTACATCGCTAGTTGGGACTTTGTTAACCGCACGCGTAAGGATTCTG AAATTAATGCATCTACAACAGTACCTCCAACGACAG ATATGTCTACATCCATAACAATACTGTCAACGATAGTTTCGCTGTACTCCGAAG TTTTTCTCGCTCTTTTGTTTGCTCTTGGATGCTTGGTTGTGATGGGAGTTTTACGGATCTCACGAAG ATTTCACGGTAGAAAATTCCTGACGATGGATAGGCCTACAATGTCATATAATAAAACGGGCGGGACGATGGCATTAAGAGATGATTCGTTATTGCATCAGGCTCCCTTAGATGATTTAATCTCCGATAAAAGGCCACCTTTGACCAGCGAATATTCTGGGGTGATCTATAATATGGAGAGTAATCCATTTCCTTGTGTATCAAACAGAAATGCTATCCATACTGACAATATTGAAATTTACGAAGAAATGTAA